A segment of the Legionellales bacterium genome:
AAAAACTTGAAAAGTCGAGAGTCGTGTGTGTGGGCGCTGGTGGCTTAAGTTCTCCCGCATTATACTATCTGACGGCAGCAGGTGTTGGTAATATTACCATCATTGATGGTGATCGAGTGGACATTTCGAATTTGCAACGCCAAATCTTA
Coding sequences within it:
- a CDS encoding ThiF family adenylyltransferase; the protein is MILDNENTRYARHFTLPNVGKDGQKKLEKSRVVCVGAGGLSSPALYYLTAAGVGNITIIDGDRVDISNLQRQIL